A single region of the Candidatus Paceibacterota bacterium genome encodes:
- a CDS encoding methionyl-tRNA formyltransferase has translation MTKLNIAFFGTPELVLPILEELRSADLLPKVIITGKDEPRGRKLVLQKPAPKLWAEQKNIPILQPEKINQEFLEAFKKYDIDLGIVVAYGKILPKALLELPRLGMINVHYSLLPKYRGATPVESAILNGDETTGVVIQKMVFALDAGDIIEKEEVRVGERETAPELRNRLNEIAKKLLVKAVGKIADGTASFEKQDESYATLCKKIKKEDGLLDLAGDPVQNYRKFRAYYGWPGTYFFMERNGKKMRVVIKEATLDEGKFEILRIIPEGKKEMSYKDFLAGFQR, from the coding sequence ATGACTAAACTCAATATCGCATTTTTCGGCACGCCGGAACTCGTTCTCCCAATTCTAGAAGAACTCCGAAGTGCCGACCTTCTCCCGAAAGTTATTATTACGGGGAAAGATGAACCGCGCGGAAGAAAACTCGTTCTCCAAAAACCCGCTCCCAAACTATGGGCGGAACAAAAAAATATCCCGATTCTTCAGCCAGAGAAAATTAATCAGGAATTTCTCGAAGCGTTTAAAAAATACGACATTGACCTTGGCATTGTGGTTGCATACGGAAAAATTCTGCCGAAAGCGCTTCTGGAACTTCCCCGCTTAGGAATGATAAATGTTCATTATTCGCTTCTTCCTAAATATCGTGGCGCAACTCCTGTAGAATCCGCAATTTTAAATGGTGACGAGACGACGGGAGTCGTGATACAGAAAATGGTTTTTGCCCTCGATGCTGGAGATATTATAGAAAAAGAAGAAGTGCGTGTTGGCGAAAGAGAAACGGCACCAGAACTACGAAATCGCCTCAACGAGATCGCAAAAAAACTTTTGGTGAAGGCGGTAGGCAAAATCGCAGACGGTACTGCTTCATTTGAAAAACAAGACGAGAGCTACGCAACGCTCTGCAAAAAGATAAAAAAAGAAGATGGGCTTCTAGACCTTGCTGGCGATCCCGTACAAAATTATCGAAAATTTAGAGCATATTACGGCTGGCCGGGGACCTATTTCTTTATGGAAAGAAATGGGAAAAAGATGCGCGTTGTGATCAAAGAAGCGACTCTAGATGAAGGAAAATTCGAAATTCTTCGCATAATTCCCGAAGGAAAAAAAGAAATGAGCTACAAAGACTTTTTAGCCGGATTTCAAAGATAG
- the def gene encoding peptide deformylase produces MKSIVQRDAPVLREKAKEVPLKDIASSKIKKVIREMKEALASQDDGVALAAPQIGVSLRIFIITEKIYDILYPGEKGKKGKINLVYINPKITKLSKEQKLLEEGCLSVRWLYGKKIRSTKASITAYNEKGEKFERGGSGLIAQIFQHETDHLDGVLFIDNAEDLHELPPEKIPSRLKKETSND; encoded by the coding sequence ATGAAAAGCATTGTTCAGCGAGATGCTCCGGTACTGCGAGAAAAGGCAAAAGAAGTGCCCCTTAAAGATATTGCGAGCTCCAAAATAAAGAAAGTTATACGAGAGATGAAAGAAGCGCTCGCGTCACAGGACGATGGAGTAGCTCTTGCCGCGCCCCAGATCGGAGTGTCGCTTCGCATTTTCATCATCACGGAAAAAATATATGACATTCTGTATCCTGGAGAAAAAGGAAAAAAAGGAAAAATTAATCTTGTCTATATCAATCCAAAGATCACCAAACTTTCAAAAGAACAGAAATTATTAGAGGAAGGCTGTCTTTCTGTCCGATGGCTATACGGGAAAAAAATACGCTCAACGAAGGCTTCGATAACAGCGTATAATGAAAAAGGTGAAAAATTTGAACGCGGAGGAAGCGGGCTCATTGCTCAAATCTTCCAGCACGAAACGGATCATTTGGACGGAGTTCTGTTTATAGACAACGCCGAAGATCTCCACGAACTTCCTCCTGAAAAAATTCCCTCTCGACTTAAAAAAGAGACTTCCAATGACTAA
- a CDS encoding PEGA domain-containing protein, whose amino-acid sequence MKKREILYFYGALILLAILISVAGLLYRNGYRLQGFHLGKAGNLEVAVYEAGSKIFIDNKLQKITETEEEIIQFNNITQGKHTVAVTKEGYVPWEKEIEVTQFSTEKVSSFLSPVSIALTKITDPKDMEQILYLFEHPKEKMGPTTRRLMGKTALWADSTSVYMQWMADLNTIPRYFCSSSGVCSVDSIAVFHSGTPIVNVDFYKTRENIFLVAHGETIDAIEIGDTGQARSYSLYKGSAPTFYKISENTFYIKDGKNIFRADI is encoded by the coding sequence ATGAAGAAAAGAGAGATTCTCTATTTTTACGGCGCGCTCATCCTTCTCGCAATCCTCATTAGCGTCGCTGGTCTCCTTTACAGAAACGGCTATCGCCTCCAGGGTTTTCATTTAGGAAAGGCCGGTAATCTCGAAGTGGCGGTGTACGAAGCGGGCTCTAAAATATTCATAGACAATAAGCTTCAAAAGATTACGGAAACAGAGGAAGAAATTATCCAATTCAACAATATCACTCAAGGAAAGCATACTGTGGCCGTCACAAAAGAAGGTTATGTGCCATGGGAAAAAGAAATTGAGGTAACGCAATTTTCAACGGAAAAAGTTTCTTCTTTTCTCTCTCCCGTCAGTATAGCGCTCACGAAAATAACTGATCCGAAGGATATGGAACAAATCCTCTATCTCTTTGAGCACCCGAAAGAAAAAATGGGGCCAACAACTCGGCGCTTAATGGGAAAAACCGCGCTTTGGGCAGATAGCACTTCGGTCTATATGCAATGGATGGCGGATTTAAATACAATTCCCCGCTACTTTTGCTCAAGCTCCGGAGTGTGTTCTGTCGATTCAATCGCGGTTTTCCATTCGGGAACTCCTATCGTAAATGTTGATTTCTATAAAACCCGGGAAAATATTTTTCTCGTGGCTCATGGAGAGACAATTGACGCAATAGAAATAGGAGACACGGGGCAAGCTCGTTCATACTCGCTTTACAAAGGCAGTGCTCCGACATTCTACAAGATAAGCGAAAATACATTCTACATAAAAGACGGTAAAAATATTTTTAGAGCAGATATATAG
- a CDS encoding UDP-N-acetylglucosamine 1-carboxyvinyltransferase, whose translation MPITKEPEGDQKLVQIGNLIARLRDDRGITQTELGKMLGTTQSAIARIENGEQNLSTETLSKISKALNKEILNLSTGSLNLRIEGGKKLSGTIVTKSSKNSAMGLLSASLLNKNKTILCNMPKIEEVYRMIEVLQSIGVGVKWDGNNLEIKPPAKFDIKKLDTEAGMKTRSVIMLIGPLIHFSRKFRLPQPGGCRLGSRTVKPHFYALEKLGVGIETRSNHYEIKTPKLKPGNIVLYEAGDTVTENAIMAASLIPGKTTIKFASANYQVQDVCFFLESLGVKIEGIGSSTLIIHGVESIDKPITYAVSEDPIESMFLLSAAIVTKSKIQVMRCPIDFLELELLKLEKMGFRYKILRRYKAENGRTNLVDIETYPSKLKALEDKIHAQPYPGINMDNLPFFAVIATQAEGQTFIHDWSYEKRAIYYKDLDKLGADTILADPHRCYINGPTKLKAAEVICPPALRPAAILLIGMLAAEGTSILRNVYSINRGYEDLANRLNKIGANVSILQSF comes from the coding sequence AAAATGGCGAACAGAATCTTTCTACGGAAACTCTTTCAAAAATAAGCAAAGCTCTCAACAAGGAGATTTTAAATCTTTCCACGGGTTCATTGAATCTGCGCATCGAGGGAGGAAAAAAACTTTCGGGCACTATCGTCACAAAATCTTCCAAAAATTCAGCGATGGGACTTCTTTCCGCGTCGCTCCTCAATAAAAATAAAACGATTCTTTGCAATATGCCGAAGATTGAAGAGGTATACAGAATGATTGAGGTGCTTCAATCAATCGGAGTGGGAGTAAAATGGGACGGCAACAATCTCGAAATCAAACCGCCCGCAAAATTTGATATTAAAAAACTCGACACTGAAGCCGGGATGAAGACCCGAAGCGTCATAATGCTCATCGGCCCTCTTATTCATTTTTCCAGGAAATTCCGTCTCCCCCAGCCGGGGGGGTGCCGTCTTGGTTCTCGCACGGTCAAACCGCATTTTTATGCGCTTGAAAAGCTCGGCGTGGGAATTGAAACTCGCTCAAATCACTACGAAATCAAGACTCCAAAATTGAAACCCGGGAATATCGTGCTTTACGAAGCGGGCGACACCGTGACAGAAAACGCGATTATGGCGGCATCGCTCATTCCCGGCAAAACGACAATAAAATTCGCTTCCGCGAATTACCAGGTGCAGGATGTTTGTTTTTTCCTTGAATCGCTTGGAGTAAAAATAGAGGGAATCGGTTCTTCCACACTTATCATCCACGGAGTGGAGTCTATAGACAAGCCGATTACCTACGCGGTAAGCGAAGACCCGATTGAATCAATGTTTCTTTTATCTGCCGCAATCGTGACCAAATCAAAAATCCAGGTTATGCGATGCCCGATTGATTTCCTTGAACTCGAACTTTTGAAATTGGAAAAAATGGGCTTTCGTTACAAAATTCTGCGCCGATACAAAGCGGAAAATGGAAGAACAAATCTTGTCGACATTGAAACCTATCCATCGAAACTCAAAGCGCTCGAAGACAAGATCCACGCCCAGCCATACCCGGGAATCAATATGGATAATCTCCCCTTCTTTGCTGTCATCGCCACACAAGCCGAAGGCCAGACATTCATCCACGACTGGAGCTACGAGAAACGGGCGATCTATTATAAAGACCTCGACAAGCTCGGAGCTGATACCATCCTCGCCGATCCTCATCGCTGTTACATAAACGGCCCGACAAAATTAAAAGCGGCAGAGGTCATCTGTCCTCCCGCGCTTCGCCCAGCGGCAATTCTTCTCATTGGAATGCTCGCGGCCGAAGGCACATCAATTCTTCGAAATGTATATAGCATCAATCGCGGGTACGAAGACCTTGCGAATCGACTCAATAAGATCGGTGCAAATGTGAGCATTCTTCAGAGCTTCTGA